Proteins from a genomic interval of Zonotrichia leucophrys gambelii isolate GWCS_2022_RI chromosome 5, RI_Zleu_2.0, whole genome shotgun sequence:
- the LOC135449129 gene encoding NADH-cytochrome b5 reductase 2, with the protein MEAFAGAPVAIAVAVVAASALLLLLLRGTARRPSGPVTLQDPLAKYPLRLLDKEEISHDTKKFRFGLPSTNHVLGLPVGQHVYLSAKIDGNLVVRAYTPVSSDEAKGYVDLIIKVYHKNVNPKFPEGGKMSQYLDNMKIGDTIDFRGPNGLLVYKGTGTFLIKPNKKSEAEKKFAKHLGMIAGGTGITPMLQLIRQITNDPKDSTKCYLLFANQTENDILLRAELEDIAKRHPEQFVLWYTLDRPPKDWKYSSGFVTADMLKAHLPPPGSETLILMCGPPPMIQFACQPNLDKLGYPKSSTFAY; encoded by the exons ATGGAGGCATTTGCG GGAGCGCCTGTGGCCATCGCCGTGGCCGTGGTGGCGGCGtcggcgctgctgctgctgctgctccgagGGACGGCGCGGAGGCCGAGCGGCCCCGTCACCCTGCAGGACCCGCTGGCCAAGTACCCGCTGCGGCTGCTGGACAAGGAG GAAATCAGTCACGATACTAAGAAATTCAGATTCGGGCTACCCTCAACGAATCATGTATTAGGATTACCTGTAG GCCAGCATGTTTACCTTTCTGCAAAAATTGATGGGAATCTGGTGGTTCGAGCCTATACCCCCGTTTCCAGTGATGAGGCAAAAGGTTATGTTGATTTAATTATAAAG GTCTACCACAAAAATGTGAACCCCAAGTTTCCAGAAGGTGGGAAGATGTCCCAGTATCTAGATAACATGAAGATTGGAGATACCATTGATTTCAGAGGGCCAAATGGACTCCTGGTCTATAAGGGGACAG GTACCTTTCTTATCAAGCCTAATAAGAAGTCTGAAGCAGAGAAGAAGTTTGCAAAGCACCTTGGGATGATAGCTGGAGGAACAG GAATAACTCCTATGTTGCAGCTGATCCGTCAGATCACAAATGATCCTAAGGACTCCACAAAATGTTACCTCCTTTTTGCTAACCAG ACAGAAAACGATATCTTGCTGAGAGCTGAGCTGGAAGACATTGCCAAGAGGCATCCTGAGCAGTTTGTGCTGTGGTACACCCTGGACAGACCTCCAAAAG ACTGGAAGTACAGCTCTGGCTTTGTCACTGCGGACATGCTGAAAGCCCACCTGCCTCCCCCTGGCAGTGAGACCCTCATTCTCATGTGTGGGCCCCCACCAATGATTCAGTTTGCCTGTCAGCCCAACCTGGACAAGCTGGGCTATCCCAAGAGCAGCACATTTGCTTACTGA